One genomic segment of Amycolatopsis sp. WQ 127309 includes these proteins:
- a CDS encoding GH92 family glycosyl hydrolase codes for MRYRLLAAIVATAVIGVPAVASAAPTTMSPGTPLVSDPSAYVDPLIGTGSGGSSVGEINNFPGPATPFGMMQFSPDTQGAYAGYQYHSDQIRGFSLDHASVGCNAFGDVPILPITGDVGSAPWDRTEHFTHDDEKAEPGYYAVTLADSKVRAELTATTRTGLAAFTFPAGANAQVLVKGGASLAGNSKADLKITGDREVSGSATTGNFCGKPNKYTVYYDITFDQPFTAHGTWDGSSVKPDTDSVDSPKAGAYLTFGAQSLVHAKVSMSYVGVDGAKANAAAEVPGFDFAAVRKATRDKWTQALGKIRVAGRDAAQLKTFYTFLYHSLMHPNTFDDADGRYIGFDDQIRTLPKGRHQYANFSDWDTYRSLAPLQAMLFPKEASDMAQSLTNDAVQGGWWPRWPMANDYTGQMTGDSSVALISNLYAFGARDFDVKTALKYLVKGATSVDNTPGAYQERKGIADYVARGYMPNNDASRGDHARVGASITLEWAIDDFAIAQFAQGIGDRDVAREFTQRGQNWQNIFNPLTGYLQPRGQDGRFPDGPAYVPPPPGKFGQDGFDEGNAAQYTWLVPQDPAGLVTAMGGPAAVSQRLDTFFQKLNVGPNEPNMWAGNEPDFGVPWLYNHVGQPWKTQQVVREIATTLFSATPDGEPGNDDLGAQSSWYVWAALGIYPATPGTPDLVVHSPLFERAILSLPNGRTIDIRAPKASSGTPYVHDLSLNGRDWDRTYLPANTVRDGARLDFSLQSTPDKRWAANSVPPSYQDNEKPFLTSATNQVVVEPDSTGEATVSAQRLGGHDRALDVTTKAPAGLKVTGPRQLKLDDRTGSGTAKLTVSVAAGTPEGYYQVPVTVRGGSTSVPGSVIVLVAPKGGLAAAYSNVGISDDGDVGSADIDGAGNSLSREALAAAGLVGGKTSQAAGTSFVWPAAPAGRPDNVVPAGQTVQLSGTRLSFIGTASNGDHQAKATVTFTDGTTGQADLSFGDWVFPGGGTDPVFGNTLVARADHRNQPGGPGGGASVYATAPFDAPAGKQIASVTLPTDANLHVFAIGLG; via the coding sequence GTGCGATACAGACTCTTGGCCGCGATCGTCGCGACGGCGGTGATCGGCGTACCGGCTGTCGCTTCGGCGGCGCCGACAACGATGTCACCAGGAACGCCGCTGGTCAGCGACCCGTCGGCGTACGTCGACCCGCTGATCGGGACGGGCAGCGGCGGCAGTTCGGTGGGGGAGATCAACAACTTCCCCGGCCCGGCGACGCCGTTCGGGATGATGCAGTTCTCGCCGGACACGCAAGGCGCGTACGCCGGCTACCAGTACCACAGTGATCAGATCCGAGGTTTCAGTCTCGACCACGCCTCGGTCGGCTGCAACGCGTTCGGCGACGTGCCGATCCTGCCGATCACCGGCGACGTCGGCAGCGCGCCCTGGGACCGCACCGAGCACTTCACCCACGACGACGAGAAGGCCGAGCCGGGCTACTACGCCGTGACGCTCGCCGACTCGAAGGTCCGGGCCGAGCTGACCGCGACCACGCGCACCGGGCTCGCCGCGTTCACCTTCCCGGCCGGCGCGAACGCGCAGGTGCTCGTCAAGGGCGGCGCCAGCCTCGCCGGGAACTCGAAGGCCGACCTGAAGATCACCGGCGACCGCGAGGTCAGCGGCTCGGCGACTACCGGCAACTTCTGCGGCAAGCCCAACAAGTACACCGTCTACTACGACATCACCTTCGACCAGCCGTTCACCGCGCACGGCACCTGGGACGGCTCGAGCGTCAAGCCGGACACCGACAGCGTCGACTCGCCGAAGGCGGGCGCGTACCTGACCTTCGGTGCCCAGAGTCTGGTGCACGCCAAGGTGTCGATGTCCTACGTGGGCGTCGACGGCGCGAAGGCCAACGCCGCCGCGGAGGTCCCGGGCTTCGACTTCGCCGCCGTCCGCAAGGCCACCAGGGACAAGTGGACGCAGGCGCTGGGCAAGATCCGGGTCGCGGGTCGCGATGCGGCTCAGCTCAAGACGTTCTACACCTTCCTGTACCACTCGCTGATGCACCCGAACACGTTCGACGACGCCGACGGGCGCTACATCGGCTTCGACGACCAGATCCGGACGTTGCCCAAGGGGCGGCACCAGTACGCGAACTTCTCCGACTGGGACACCTATCGCTCGCTCGCGCCGTTGCAGGCGATGCTGTTCCCGAAGGAAGCCAGCGACATGGCGCAGTCGCTGACGAACGACGCCGTGCAGGGCGGCTGGTGGCCGCGCTGGCCGATGGCGAACGACTACACCGGCCAGATGACCGGCGACAGCTCGGTCGCGCTGATCTCCAACCTGTACGCGTTCGGTGCGCGGGACTTCGACGTCAAGACGGCGCTGAAGTACCTGGTCAAGGGTGCGACGTCGGTCGACAACACGCCTGGCGCGTACCAGGAACGCAAGGGCATCGCGGACTACGTCGCCCGCGGGTACATGCCGAACAACGACGCCTCGCGCGGTGACCACGCCCGCGTCGGCGCGTCGATCACCCTGGAGTGGGCGATCGACGACTTCGCCATCGCGCAGTTCGCCCAGGGCATCGGCGACCGTGACGTCGCGCGCGAGTTCACCCAGCGCGGCCAGAACTGGCAGAACATCTTCAACCCGCTCACCGGCTACCTGCAGCCGCGCGGGCAGGACGGCCGCTTCCCGGACGGCCCGGCCTACGTCCCGCCGCCGCCCGGCAAGTTCGGCCAGGACGGCTTCGACGAGGGCAACGCCGCGCAGTACACCTGGCTGGTGCCGCAGGACCCGGCCGGCCTGGTGACGGCGATGGGCGGGCCGGCCGCGGTTTCCCAGCGGCTGGACACCTTCTTCCAGAAGCTGAACGTCGGCCCGAACGAGCCGAACATGTGGGCCGGCAACGAGCCCGACTTCGGCGTGCCGTGGCTGTACAACCACGTCGGGCAGCCGTGGAAGACGCAGCAGGTGGTCCGCGAGATCGCCACGACGTTGTTCAGCGCGACGCCGGACGGCGAGCCGGGCAACGACGACCTCGGCGCGCAGTCGTCGTGGTACGTCTGGGCCGCGCTCGGCATCTACCCGGCCACGCCGGGCACGCCGGACCTGGTCGTGCACAGCCCGCTGTTCGAGCGCGCGATCCTGTCCCTCCCGAATGGACGGACGATCGACATCCGCGCACCGAAGGCGTCTTCGGGCACGCCGTACGTCCACGACCTGTCGTTGAACGGCCGTGACTGGGACCGCACGTACCTGCCCGCGAACACGGTCCGCGACGGCGCCCGGCTGGACTTCTCCCTGCAGTCCACTCCGGACAAGCGGTGGGCGGCGAACTCGGTGCCACCGTCCTACCAGGATAACGAGAAGCCGTTCCTCACGTCGGCGACCAACCAGGTCGTCGTCGAACCGGACAGCACGGGCGAGGCCACGGTCAGCGCGCAACGGCTCGGCGGGCACGACCGCGCGCTGGACGTCACGACGAAGGCGCCGGCCGGTCTGAAGGTCACGGGGCCGCGGCAGCTGAAGCTCGACGACCGGACCGGCAGCGGCACGGCGAAGCTGACGGTTTCGGTGGCCGCCGGGACACCCGAGGGCTACTACCAGGTCCCGGTGACCGTCCGGGGCGGCTCGACGTCGGTGCCCGGCTCGGTGATCGTGCTGGTCGCGCCGAAGGGCGGGCTCGCGGCCGCGTACTCGAACGTCGGCATCTCGGACGACGGCGACGTCGGCTCGGCGGACATCGACGGCGCCGGGAACAGCCTGTCCCGGGAAGCGCTGGCCGCGGCGGGCCTGGTCGGCGGCAAGACGTCGCAGGCCGCGGGCACGTCGTTCGTGTGGCCCGCCGCGCCGGCCGGACGTCCGGACAACGTCGTCCCGGCGGGACAGACGGTCCAGCTGTCCGGGACGCGGCTGTCGTTCATCGGCACGGCGTCGAACGGCGACCACCAGGCCAAGGCCACGGTCACCTTCACCGACGGCACCACCGGGCAGGCCGACCTGTCCTTCGGCGACTGGGTGTTCCCGGGCGGCGGCACGGACCCGGTGTTCGGCAACACGCTCGTCGCGCGCGCCGACCACCGCAACCAGCCGGGCGGCCCGGGCGGCGGCGCGTCGGTCTACGCGACGGCACCGTTCGACGCCCCGGCGGGCAAGCAGATCGCCTCGGTCACGCTGCCGACCGACGCGAACCTGCACGTCTTCGCCATCGGCCTCGGCTGA
- a CDS encoding response regulator transcription factor — protein MCARVLVAEDDEKQAEVLRLYLESEGHTVVLAPDGRAALEEARRDRPDLLVLDVMMPKVDGLDVCRILRGESDVAVLMLTARATEDDLLLGLDLGADDYLTKPYSPRELMARVRTLLRRTAARREPPDTTLRAGGLRLDPVRHEVSVAGRPVETTPGEFLLLETLIKQPGRVFTRRQLLELTRGDDRFVSTRIIDVHVLNLRKKLEPDPAKPQYLLTVFGVGYKLAAENGD, from the coding sequence GTGTGCGCACGTGTACTGGTCGCCGAGGACGACGAGAAGCAGGCCGAAGTCCTCCGGCTCTACCTCGAGAGCGAAGGCCACACCGTCGTGCTGGCCCCGGACGGCCGGGCCGCCCTCGAAGAGGCCCGCCGCGACCGCCCCGACCTGCTCGTCCTCGACGTGATGATGCCCAAGGTCGACGGCCTGGACGTCTGCCGGATCCTGCGCGGCGAGTCCGACGTCGCGGTGCTGATGCTCACCGCCCGGGCCACCGAGGACGACCTGCTGCTCGGCCTGGACCTCGGCGCGGACGACTACCTGACCAAGCCGTACAGCCCGCGCGAGCTGATGGCGCGCGTCCGCACGCTGCTGCGGCGGACCGCCGCCCGGCGCGAACCGCCCGACACGACGTTGCGCGCGGGCGGGCTGCGGCTCGACCCGGTGCGGCACGAGGTGTCGGTCGCCGGCCGCCCGGTGGAGACGACGCCGGGTGAGTTCCTGCTGCTGGAGACGCTGATCAAGCAGCCGGGCCGGGTGTTCACCCGGCGGCAGCTGCTGGAGCTGACCCGCGGCGACGACCGGTTCGTCAGCACCCGGATCATCGACGTCCACGTGCTCAACCTGCGCAAGAAGCTCGAGCCGGACCCGGCGAAGCCGCAGTACCTGCTGACGGTGTTCGGCGTCGGTTACAAGCTGGCCGCCGAGAATGGCGACTGA
- a CDS encoding carbohydrate ABC transporter permease: MTLTSKKREELAGWIFIAPQALGFLAFVVAPLAAVVWYSFQDVNLLAGTSSFAGADNYAKLFDDPTAPKVARATAIFCVGLVVLNLALALSLALLLNLKLRGTTVFRTIFFSPVVITLVAWTIVWNFLLQDNGGINSLLQTIGIDGPNWLRGNGSAMVSVIVVQVLKNVGLNMVLFLAALQGIPASIMEASQLDGAGPWRRFRSVILPMISPTTLLTAIITVAGALQVFAQIQVLTLGGPADSTNVLVFYFYQQAFANHDLGYGAALAVVLFLVILVLTLLQWRMRRRWVFHES, from the coding sequence GTGACCCTGACTTCGAAGAAGCGCGAAGAGCTCGCGGGGTGGATCTTCATCGCCCCGCAGGCTCTCGGCTTCCTCGCCTTTGTCGTGGCGCCACTGGCCGCGGTGGTCTGGTACAGCTTCCAGGACGTCAACCTGCTGGCCGGGACGTCGTCGTTCGCCGGTGCGGACAACTACGCGAAGCTCTTCGACGACCCGACCGCGCCCAAGGTCGCCCGCGCGACGGCGATCTTCTGCGTCGGCCTGGTCGTGCTGAACCTCGCGCTGGCGCTCTCGCTCGCGTTGCTGCTGAACCTGAAGCTGCGGGGCACCACGGTGTTCCGGACGATCTTCTTCTCGCCGGTGGTCATCACGCTCGTGGCGTGGACGATCGTGTGGAACTTCCTGCTGCAGGACAACGGCGGGATCAACTCGCTGCTGCAGACCATCGGGATCGACGGGCCGAACTGGCTGCGCGGCAACGGCAGCGCGATGGTGTCGGTGATCGTGGTGCAGGTGCTGAAGAACGTCGGGCTCAACATGGTCCTGTTCCTCGCCGCGCTGCAGGGGATCCCGGCGTCCATCATGGAGGCATCCCAGTTGGACGGTGCCGGGCCGTGGCGCCGGTTCCGCTCGGTGATCCTGCCGATGATCAGCCCGACCACGCTGCTCACCGCGATCATCACGGTCGCCGGTGCGCTCCAGGTGTTCGCGCAGATCCAGGTGCTGACCCTCGGCGGACCCGCGGACAGCACCAACGTGCTCGTCTTCTACTTCTACCAGCAGGCCTTCGCCAACCACGACCTCGGCTACGGCGCCGCGCTCGCCGTTGTGCTGTTCCTCGTGATCCTGGTGCTGACGCTGCTGCAGTGGCGGATGCGGAGGCGGTGGGTGTTCCATGAGTCGTAG
- a CDS encoding AMP-binding protein has product MTWPRYDGPGDLAAIEAVPLADRGLPESTYELLRRAGTQFTDRPALTLLPSGEAWEHAETWTYGDLLARVHRIANVLSDLGVTRRDAVALLAPNSGDVFAATLAAQAVGIAAPVNPGLAPHQVRELLETSGARLVIAADPDLDVGRPVLSLAELAARADAADPVRLHAEPPSSGDFAGYFHTGGSTGTPKIAVHTQAGEVAMAWTLAASTGDDDLVLLAALPLFHVNALLVTGLAPLFKGRHVVWAGPLGYRDPALYPVFWRIVERYRIGAMSAVPTVYAVLAQVPVDADISSLTFPIVGAAPLPAAVRRQWRERTGTDLVEGYGLTEGTCASARGFPGVSRPGTVGQRMPYQEVKAVRIDGDGWTDLLPGETGVLVIRGPNVFPGYLRDGEPDPAGKVVDGWLDTGDLGSVDAEGFIRLAGRAKDLIIRGGHNIDPATIEEALLAHPAVSAAAAVGRPDRHSGEVPVVYVTLHAPTPSSELLEWAASRVPERAAVPKDVHIVPEIPLTAVGKQYKPALRQDTLRRVAEAEVDALDLDAEVTVELDRDEPVVVIAAPPSAPLAAALDAYAFRWRYA; this is encoded by the coding sequence ATGACCTGGCCCCGCTACGACGGCCCCGGGGACCTCGCGGCGATCGAGGCCGTCCCGCTGGCGGACCGCGGCCTGCCGGAGAGCACGTACGAGCTGCTCCGGCGGGCCGGGACCCAGTTCACCGATCGCCCGGCGCTGACGCTCCTGCCCTCGGGCGAGGCGTGGGAGCACGCGGAGACCTGGACGTACGGCGACCTGCTCGCCCGCGTCCACCGGATCGCGAACGTGCTCTCCGACCTGGGCGTCACCCGGCGGGACGCGGTCGCGCTGCTCGCGCCCAACAGCGGTGACGTCTTCGCGGCGACGCTGGCGGCCCAGGCCGTCGGCATCGCCGCGCCGGTCAACCCCGGCCTCGCGCCGCACCAGGTGCGGGAGCTGCTCGAGACGTCCGGCGCGCGTCTGGTCATCGCGGCCGACCCGGACCTCGACGTCGGCCGCCCGGTCCTCTCGCTCGCGGAACTGGCGGCCCGCGCCGACGCCGCCGATCCGGTCCGGCTGCACGCCGAGCCGCCGTCCTCGGGCGACTTCGCGGGCTACTTCCACACCGGCGGCTCCACCGGCACCCCGAAGATCGCCGTGCACACCCAGGCCGGCGAGGTCGCCATGGCCTGGACGCTCGCCGCGTCGACCGGCGACGACGACCTCGTGCTGCTCGCCGCGCTCCCCCTGTTCCACGTCAACGCGCTGCTCGTGACCGGGCTGGCGCCGCTGTTCAAGGGCCGGCACGTCGTCTGGGCGGGCCCGCTCGGCTACCGCGACCCGGCGCTGTACCCGGTGTTCTGGCGGATCGTCGAGCGCTACCGGATCGGCGCGATGTCCGCCGTGCCGACGGTCTACGCCGTGCTCGCGCAGGTCCCGGTCGACGCGGACATCTCCAGTCTCACGTTCCCGATCGTCGGCGCGGCGCCGCTGCCCGCGGCGGTGCGCCGGCAGTGGCGCGAGCGCACCGGCACCGACCTGGTCGAGGGCTACGGCCTGACCGAGGGCACCTGCGCGTCCGCCCGCGGCTTCCCCGGCGTCTCGCGACCCGGCACGGTCGGGCAGCGGATGCCGTACCAGGAGGTCAAGGCCGTCCGGATCGACGGCGACGGCTGGACGGACCTGCTCCCCGGCGAGACAGGCGTGCTGGTGATCCGCGGCCCGAACGTCTTCCCCGGCTACCTGCGCGACGGCGAGCCGGACCCGGCGGGCAAGGTCGTCGACGGCTGGCTCGACACGGGCGACCTCGGCAGCGTCGACGCCGAGGGGTTCATCCGGCTGGCCGGCCGCGCGAAGGACCTGATCATCCGCGGCGGCCACAACATCGACCCCGCGACGATCGAGGAGGCGCTGCTGGCGCACCCGGCGGTCTCGGCCGCGGCGGCGGTCGGACGCCCCGACCGGCACTCGGGCGAGGTCCCGGTGGTCTACGTGACGCTGCACGCCCCGACACCGTCATCGGAACTCCTGGAGTGGGCGGCCTCGCGGGTCCCCGAGCGCGCGGCCGTCCCGAAGGACGTCCACATCGTCCCGGAGATCCCGCTGACGGCGGTGGGCAAGCAGTACAAACCGGCCCTGCGCCAAGACACTCTGCGCCGAGTAGCCGAGGCCGAGGTCGACGCCCTGGATCTCGACGCCGAGGTGACAGTCGAGCTGGACCGCGACGAACCCGTGGTGGTCATCGCCGCGCCTCCCTCGGCGCCGCTCGCCGCGGCCCTGGATGCTTACGCCTTCCGCTGGCGCTACGCCTGA
- a CDS encoding sugar ABC transporter substrate-binding protein, giving the protein MAYPRVAHRRARLLIAAALSAVALASTACSGGAGDDTNVALRMTVWTTDKNQLALFDSIAAEYRKAHPEVASVKFDVVPGDTSAYSAALTTQMSGGNPPDLAWILERDAPDFVQSGALTDLKPTLTATAGYNVGELVPSATKLWTKDDSLFAYPFSTSPFGMFYNKNLLTQAGITETPDQLLASGRWTWAAAKQIATQVAARDTGKAGLVVREFEYKQWVLLASVWRGFGADAWGPDGKTCGFATPEMTSAMTFLHQAIFTDKALPGPGTTADFFAGESGLTIAQISRAGLLKAKPFDWGIVPLPAGPKANAQVIGQAGIGVPVKGKHAKAAADFLAFFTDPANSAKLGQYFPPARDSLINAATLAKANPLFSQEQLQNVVVNGIKNGAVLPSHTGSARIASLVQSALDPMWKPDANVPAALAGVCQAIDPVLSR; this is encoded by the coding sequence GTGGCCTACCCAAGAGTGGCCCACCGTCGAGCCCGGCTGCTCATCGCCGCGGCGTTGTCCGCTGTCGCACTGGCTTCGACCGCCTGCTCGGGCGGCGCCGGCGACGACACGAACGTCGCACTGCGCATGACGGTCTGGACGACGGACAAGAACCAGCTCGCCCTCTTCGACTCCATCGCCGCCGAGTACCGCAAGGCCCACCCCGAGGTCGCGTCGGTGAAGTTCGACGTCGTCCCGGGCGACACGAGCGCGTACTCGGCCGCGCTGACGACGCAGATGTCCGGCGGCAACCCGCCCGACCTCGCGTGGATCCTCGAGCGCGACGCCCCGGACTTCGTCCAGTCCGGCGCGCTCACCGACCTGAAGCCGACGCTGACCGCGACCGCGGGCTACAACGTCGGTGAGCTCGTCCCGTCCGCCACGAAGCTGTGGACCAAGGACGACAGCCTCTTCGCCTACCCGTTCTCGACGTCGCCGTTCGGCATGTTCTACAACAAGAACCTGCTCACCCAGGCCGGGATCACCGAGACCCCGGACCAGCTGCTCGCGAGTGGACGGTGGACCTGGGCCGCCGCCAAGCAGATCGCCACCCAGGTCGCCGCGCGCGACACCGGCAAGGCCGGCTTGGTCGTGCGCGAGTTCGAGTACAAGCAGTGGGTGCTGCTCGCCTCGGTCTGGCGCGGCTTCGGCGCCGACGCCTGGGGCCCGGACGGCAAGACCTGCGGGTTCGCGACGCCGGAGATGACGTCCGCGATGACCTTCCTGCACCAGGCGATCTTCACCGACAAGGCGCTGCCCGGCCCGGGCACGACGGCGGACTTCTTCGCCGGCGAATCGGGCCTGACCATCGCGCAGATCAGCCGGGCCGGGCTGCTGAAGGCCAAGCCGTTCGACTGGGGCATCGTCCCGCTGCCCGCCGGGCCGAAGGCGAACGCGCAGGTCATCGGCCAGGCCGGGATCGGTGTCCCGGTGAAGGGCAAGCACGCCAAGGCCGCGGCGGACTTCCTGGCGTTCTTCACCGACCCGGCCAACTCGGCGAAGCTCGGCCAGTACTTCCCGCCGGCGCGCGACAGCCTGATCAACGCGGCCACCCTGGCGAAGGCGAACCCGTTGTTCAGCCAGGAACAGCTGCAGAACGTCGTGGTGAACGGGATCAAGAACGGCGCGGTGCTGCCGTCGCACACGGGCAGCGCGCGGATCGCGTCGCTCGTCCAGTCCGCTTTGGACCCGATGTGGAAGCCGGACGCGAACGTGCCCGCCGCGCTGGCCGGGGTGTGCCAAGCCATCGACCCGGTGCTGAGCCGGTGA
- a CDS encoding carbohydrate ABC transporter permease, protein MSRRAKITCYVVMVVLAVPFVFPTWWMITASLLPANEVLAYPPKLFPNQPQWENYKAAFTDFPLARQYFNSLYIAVLVTLGTMFFSSLAGYAFARIRFRGEKLFGLILVGLMVPSEVTIIPLFRLVDDLGLTNTHWPLIVVPIFGAPSVLATFVMRQFFITIPGELEEAGRLDGLSRFGLYRRVAMPIAKPALAAVAIFTFLNTWNFFLEPLVYLTDKDMYTLPVALTQYVDVYGGHLWNVQLAAATTTVVPVLLVFIIAQRQFVEGLAQSGLKG, encoded by the coding sequence ATGAGTCGTAGGGCGAAGATCACCTGCTACGTGGTGATGGTCGTGCTGGCGGTGCCGTTCGTGTTCCCCACCTGGTGGATGATCACGGCGTCGCTGCTGCCGGCCAACGAAGTGCTCGCGTACCCGCCGAAGCTCTTCCCGAACCAGCCGCAGTGGGAGAACTACAAGGCCGCGTTCACCGACTTCCCGTTGGCGCGGCAGTACTTCAACAGCCTGTACATCGCGGTGCTCGTCACGCTGGGCACGATGTTCTTCTCTTCGCTGGCCGGCTACGCGTTCGCGCGCATCCGGTTCCGCGGTGAGAAGTTGTTCGGGCTGATCCTCGTCGGGCTGATGGTGCCGAGCGAGGTCACGATCATCCCGCTGTTCCGGCTGGTCGACGACCTCGGGCTGACGAACACGCACTGGCCGTTGATCGTCGTGCCGATCTTCGGCGCGCCCAGCGTGCTCGCGACGTTCGTGATGCGGCAGTTCTTCATCACGATCCCGGGCGAGCTGGAGGAGGCGGGCCGGCTCGACGGCCTGTCGCGCTTCGGGCTCTACCGCCGTGTCGCCATGCCGATCGCGAAGCCCGCACTGGCGGCCGTCGCGATCTTCACGTTCCTCAACACGTGGAACTTCTTCCTGGAACCGCTGGTCTACCTGACCGACAAGGACATGTACACGCTGCCGGTGGCGCTGACGCAGTACGTCGACGTCTACGGCGGGCACCTCTGGAACGTCCAGCTCGCCGCCGCGACCACGACGGTCGTGCCGGTGCTGCTCGTGTTCATCATCGCGCAGCGCCAGTTCGTCGAAGGCCTCGCCCAGAGCGGCCTCAAGGGGTAG
- a CDS encoding cell wall metabolism sensor histidine kinase WalK, which yields MATEGRRRRFPRRRSLVLRLSAVSLLIALGSIAATAWLAVQTTTRAIQQEQGQALSDDATIYTELLGFAAANHTWDQAAPKLRALAGETGRRIVVTTIDRRVLADSGGAPVTLPVKASASVDPLHVDPVLLPGAGTSGIDPRAVGPFRLPPRERDDVAAMAEKVVTCLDDMGLRSDVRQSPSGRPQISSPDAVTVRYFAAKCGIYELTAPTPTEQAALGSLDDAVNACLARQGGEQVKLSLDFEALGATDQGPAQTCVDTARRAQLAPYVAPPALLFTLGPGDSPLPTFTLSRENLTRILAVTGGVLALAVAITVLVSTRLSRPLRALTEAAEQDRPAPVKSRDEVGYLATAFNDLTARRERIEEQRKAMVSDIAHELRNPLNVIRGRLEAAEDGHLPFDHALSASLLEETVLLQHIVEDLQDLAAADAGHLRLYPEAVDAAELAAQVAAAHADRATAAGVTLSVEAAGEARLTADPVRLRQVAGNLVTNAIRHTPPGGRVTIHVSSTVDEVVLAVADTGTGIAAEDQPHVFDRFWRAEKSRSRQTGGSGLGLAIVRHLVQAHDGTIDVESEVDAGSTFTVRLPRATP from the coding sequence ATGGCGACTGAAGGTCGCCGGCGCCGCTTCCCGCGGCGTCGCAGCCTGGTCCTGCGGCTCTCGGCCGTCTCGCTGCTCATCGCGCTCGGCTCGATCGCCGCGACGGCGTGGCTCGCCGTGCAGACCACCACCCGCGCGATCCAGCAGGAGCAGGGTCAGGCCCTCTCCGACGACGCGACGATCTACACCGAGCTGCTCGGCTTCGCCGCGGCGAACCACACCTGGGACCAAGCCGCTCCGAAACTGCGGGCGCTGGCCGGGGAGACCGGCCGCCGGATCGTCGTGACCACGATCGACCGGCGGGTGCTCGCCGACTCCGGCGGCGCGCCGGTCACGCTGCCGGTGAAGGCGAGCGCGTCGGTGGACCCGCTGCACGTCGACCCGGTGCTGCTGCCGGGCGCCGGGACCAGCGGCATCGACCCGCGCGCGGTGGGGCCGTTCCGGCTGCCGCCCCGCGAACGGGACGACGTCGCCGCCATGGCCGAGAAGGTCGTCACCTGCCTGGACGACATGGGCCTGCGCAGCGACGTGCGGCAGTCGCCGAGCGGCCGGCCGCAGATCAGCTCACCCGACGCCGTCACCGTCCGCTACTTCGCGGCCAAGTGCGGGATCTACGAGCTCACGGCGCCCACGCCGACCGAGCAGGCCGCGCTCGGCAGTCTCGACGACGCCGTGAACGCCTGCCTCGCCCGCCAAGGCGGGGAACAGGTGAAGCTCAGCCTCGACTTCGAAGCGCTCGGCGCCACCGACCAGGGCCCCGCCCAGACCTGCGTCGACACGGCCCGGCGGGCGCAGCTCGCCCCGTACGTCGCGCCGCCCGCGCTGCTGTTCACGCTCGGGCCCGGCGACTCGCCGCTGCCGACGTTCACGCTGTCGCGGGAGAACCTGACGCGGATCCTCGCGGTGACCGGCGGGGTGCTGGCGCTGGCCGTGGCGATCACCGTGCTGGTCTCGACGCGGCTGTCCCGGCCGCTGCGGGCGCTGACCGAGGCGGCCGAGCAGGACCGGCCGGCACCGGTGAAGTCCCGCGACGAGGTGGGTTACCTCGCGACCGCGTTCAACGACCTCACCGCGCGCCGCGAACGCATCGAGGAGCAGCGCAAGGCGATGGTCAGCGACATCGCGCACGAGCTGCGCAACCCGCTGAACGTCATCCGCGGCCGGCTGGAGGCCGCCGAGGACGGGCACCTGCCGTTCGACCACGCGCTGTCCGCGTCGCTGCTCGAGGAAACCGTGCTGCTGCAGCACATCGTCGAGGACCTGCAGGACCTGGCCGCGGCCGACGCCGGGCACCTGCGGCTGTACCCGGAGGCCGTGGACGCGGCCGAGCTGGCCGCCCAGGTCGCGGCCGCGCACGCCGACCGGGCCACCGCGGCCGGCGTCACGCTGAGCGTCGAGGCCGCCGGCGAAGCCCGGCTGACGGCCGACCCGGTGCGCCTGCGCCAGGTCGCCGGCAACCTGGTGACCAACGCGATCCGGCACACCCCGCCCGGCGGCCGCGTCACGATCCACGTCTCGTCCACTGTGGACGAGGTGGTGCTCGCGGTCGCGGACACCGGCACCGGCATCGCCGCCGAGGACCAGCCGCACGTGTTCGACCGGTTCTGGCGGGCCGAGAAGTCCCGCAGCCGCCAGACCGGCGGCAGCGGGCTCGGCCTCGCCATCGTGCGTCACCTCGTGCAGGCCCACGACGGCACGATCGACGTCGAGTCCGAAGTGGACGCCGGGTCGACGTTCACCGTCCGGCTGCCGAGGGCTACCCCTTGA